The Cylindrospermum stagnale PCC 7417 genome segment TTGGGATTGATCCGGACAGTACAAAAATTAACTTATATCCTCAAGAAGAACAAGCAGGAATTCGCGCTAGGGTGAGTTTCTTTATTCTGGGTTCAAATGAAAATTCGATTGACTTCCGCAAGCGGTTACTGGAATTAGCTAATGAAGGTATCTCGAAAAAGCTAATTTTTTATGGGATAGAATTCACAATGCAAGAACCAACACTTTATGTAGATTCCAACGTAACAATTTAATTACGTCTTCAAAGCGTTAGGGAGCATCTCACCTTTTGAAAAATATGCCTTTCTCTATTAAGGCTTTATGTTTGCCTCCGGAACTTTTTTATGTCCGTCTACAATCCCCTCTAGTCCAGTAGCGTTGTAACGCCGAGCAATTTTACGCACCCAGTTAGCACTTAAGCCTGTAATAACAGCTACTTGCTCAACTTTCATGGGATTACCTAGTCGGCGTCGGCTCAATAGGCCAATTACCAATCATCGGGTGCATTCTTTAACATCTCGACAACGACGCTAAATAATACTATCTATAGCAACTTTGTATCACTACCCGAAGCGCGATTCGCTTCTAAAGCCGGGAGTGAAACATCACCATTATCAACATCACTGCCAAATGTACTGGGTAACTTTACCACAAACAACATCATTCTGATTGCATAAAACAAAGATAGACTCAACCACAAGACATGGTTACTTGAAAACTTCATGGTAGCAAAATTGACAGGTACAAACCCGACTACAAGAGCGACTAAGCTAACATTGCGGAGAATATCTCCTTGTGCTAAACCCAAGAAGTATCCTTCCAGAGAAAAACCTATTGAACTAAATACCAAGGTAAGTTGTAACCAAGGAAGAAAAGTATTTATATTTGAGGTGACTTCAGTGTGGTTAGTGAACAAGCTAAAAACAGTATCGGAAAATAGCACGCACACTCCGCCGAAAAACAGTCCTACCACGAGAGCAGCTGAGAGATTCACGATAACTACGGGCGCTAATCGTTCTGAATCTCCTTTTCCTTTAAAGTTTCCTACCAAAGTTTCTGTACCGAGTCCCAGACCCTCTACAAAATATGTATTCAAGGTAAATATCTGCCACAATAAGGCATTTTGAGCATAAATCAACGTCCCCATTTGTACTCCTTGATAGCTGAATGTTAAGGAGACAACCAGAAGAATTAAATTGCTTATAAGGATGTTTATATTGAGGGTCAAGTTAGCTTTTATAGCTGGGATGTCCCATATTTTTCCAAATAGGGTTCGTATTTCAAGCCACTGGAATTCCATGCAAAAAAATATCAATCCCACTAACAACGATAGATATTGGCTTGTGGCATAAGAAACTCCTGCCCCTACACTTTCCCATCCCAGGTGGATAATAAATAGATAGTCAAGTGCGATTTTGCCACCATTGCCAAGGACTGACAACAACACAACTAAGCCATTTTTTTCTCGCCCTAGAAACCAACCTATCATGACAAAATTGAGTAAAATTGCAGGCGCTCCCCAAATTTGGGTGTTGAAATAGGCAAGCCCTGAAGATTTTATCTCTGGGGTAACATTTAGCAGGGCAAACCCAAGTTCTCCCAAAGGGTATTGAAAGAGTATGAGGGCGACACCTAGTACTAGAGCAATTAACCCATTACGCAGTCCTACCAACAACATACCTTCTCGGTCATCTCGTCCGACTGCTTGCGCTGTAACTCCAGTAGTTCCCATTCGTAAAAAGAATAAAGCTAAATAGAGAAAGTTAAGCAAGTTTCCAGCGATGTTGACTCCAGCAAAGTGGCGGATGTCTTCAAGATGACCCAGGAAGATGACACTGGCTATATTGGCCAGTGGGACCATAATACTCGATAGGACGTTAGCTAGAGCTAGCTGTAAATATCGTGGTATAAAATTATATTTATCTGGAAGTATCAGGTTCATAGATTGACGATTGAGTTACGGGGCTGAAAGGGCAACGAAAGAGGCTAAAAAGCTTGATATGTGAGGCAGGTAACATTTTGTGATTGAAAAAAATAGGTCTAGTCTTCTGAATCAGACCTACTTAATGATAATGTTACCCACATTTTACTAAAGCCACTTAAAATGTTTTTGCCAAGCCACGGAGTAAAAGCTGTTTTTAGCTATAGCATCATTAACTCATCCTCGTAGGTTAGCAAAGGTATTGTTTGAGACCCCGCTTATTTGCAGATAATCTGTGCCTTGTTTGTGGTTTTGAGGATTTATGTTTGCAGATCACTATATCTATTTGTCTGGGTGACAGTCGAGGGTGCCATATGGGGGTTATAAATAGTCTTTTAGTGTTTGAGATATTAACTGCAACAAGGGTTGTCTATTTTCATTCAGGTAGAAGTGTCCACCTGGGAACATCTCTACTGAAAATGAGGAACGGGTGTACTCACGCCAAGTAACAAGATAATCATGACTGGCTTCATTATCTTCAAGACCACCCAAAGCAACAATGGGACAATCAAGAGGCTCCACTTGAGAATGGATATATGTTTCTACTAAAGTCAGGTCTGCTCGCAAGACAGGCAAGAACAACTCCATGAGTTCTTTGTCTTTTAGGACTGCATCTGGTATAGCAGAGTAAATATTGGTTAATTTTTCAATAAATTCTGCATCAGGTAACAAATGAAGGGGCGGATATAATTCAAGTACGTTAGGAGCAGGGCGACCTGATACAAACAAATAAACCGGATTGACGTTTTTTTGCTGGAGTTTCCTAGCTAGTTCATAAACAATTAGCGCTCCCATACTATGGCCAAAGAGCGCAAATGGCTTATCCAAATGTTGCAGCAAGACCTCCACTAATTTCTCTGTCAGAATTTCAAGATTTGAAATTGGTTTTTCTCCGATGCGATTTTCTCTTCCAGGCAGATCAATCGCACAAAGCTCTACATTTGACGGTAATTCTTGAGGCCAGCGACGAAAAATCGATGTTCCACCGCCTGCATAGGGTAGGCAAAATAGGCGTAAATTGGCTTGTGGATTGGACTGGGGGCATTTAATCCAGAGATTAGGTATTTCTGTTTTCATAGAAGAATAATGTTACCTGAGGAGATAAACCTGTCTCTAATATAATATATTGCTAGTGTCACGAAGTTTTCACCAAAGGAAACCAGTTACGTTTAGGTAATCGACCACGGGGTTTTAATGGGTTCAACAACAACGCATTTCAATATATGGGAGGAGTTGTGACGATAAATCATAGAGACTCCAGCAGATTCAATCTTCGGTGAATCAGCGCTATAAGTCGTTATAATTAACTAGCATTTATTACTTGCTCGTCATAGACTTCAAAGTCGAAGACCGAGCCAAAGTATTACGGTTAAACGCACATGGCTGGTATGTTGAAAAAATAGCTGCTCACTTTGACTGGACTCCGGAAACAGTGAGTGAAGTTTTACATAAGTGGCAAAAACTAGGTTTAGAGGGGCTTTGGGATCAATCAGGTAGGGGTGGAAAAACAAAGTACACCAAAGAAGACATCATTAATTTGGAAGAATGTCTTAAAAAAGAAGCCCGTACATACAATAGCCTTCAACTGGTTCAAAAACTGGAAAGAGATTGCGCTCCGCCCAGTGCCGGAGGCGATCGCCAAATTAAATTAAGTCCCGACAGGTTAAGACTGGTACTAAAAAAAGGGGGTCATTTGGAAGCGAGCTTTGAATTTGCCACAAAGGAAAGCAAGACCCAAAAACCAGGGAAATAAAGCAAGCAGACCTAGATATGTTATTCATGTCTGCGGTGACGGGGAAATTGACCTGAAGTATTTGGATGAATCCGGTTTCTGTATGTGGAGCGAACCAAGCTACACCCATTACCATAGTTAGGAATTTCCCCGCCGACTTCCT includes the following:
- the gntT gene encoding guanitoxin biosynthesis MATE family efflux transporter GntT, whose product is MNLILPDKYNFIPRYLQLALANVLSSIMVPLANIASVIFLGHLEDIRHFAGVNIAGNLLNFLYLALFFLRMGTTGVTAQAVGRDDREGMLLVGLRNGLIALVLGVALILFQYPLGELGFALLNVTPEIKSSGLAYFNTQIWGAPAILLNFVMIGWFLGREKNGLVVLLSVLGNGGKIALDYLFIIHLGWESVGAGVSYATSQYLSLLVGLIFFCMEFQWLEIRTLFGKIWDIPAIKANLTLNINILISNLILLVVSLTFSYQGVQMGTLIYAQNALLWQIFTLNTYFVEGLGLGTETLVGNFKGKGDSERLAPVVIVNLSAALVVGLFFGGVCVLFSDTVFSLFTNHTEVTSNINTFLPWLQLTLVFSSIGFSLEGYFLGLAQGDILRNVSLVALVVGFVPVNFATMKFSSNHVLWLSLSLFYAIRMMLFVVKLPSTFGSDVDNGDVSLPALEANRASGSDTKLL
- a CDS encoding thioesterase II family protein — protein: MKTEIPNLWIKCPQSNPQANLRLFCLPYAGGGTSIFRRWPQELPSNVELCAIDLPGRENRIGEKPISNLEILTEKLVEVLLQHLDKPFALFGHSMGALIVYELARKLQQKNVNPVYLFVSGRPAPNVLELYPPLHLLPDAEFIEKLTNIYSAIPDAVLKDKELMELFLPVLRADLTLVETYIHSQVEPLDCPIVALGGLEDNEASHDYLVTWREYTRSSFSVEMFPGGHFYLNENRQPLLQLISQTLKDYL
- a CDS encoding helix-turn-helix domain-containing protein, which codes for MKVEQVAVITGLSANWVRKIARRYNATGLEGIVDGHKKVPEANIKP
- a CDS encoding helix-turn-helix domain-containing protein codes for the protein MLVIDFKVEDRAKVLRLNAHGWYVEKIAAHFDWTPETVSEVLHKWQKLGLEGLWDQSGRGGKTKYTKEDIINLEECLKKEARTYNSLQLVQKLERDCAPPSAGGDRQIKLSPDRLRLVLKKGGHLEASFEFATKESKTQKPGK